A genomic segment from Bryobacteraceae bacterium encodes:
- a CDS encoding dipeptidase, giving the protein MFGQAVRTVTDAEVQRVHKSALLIDSHNDVTSETVKGLDIGPARSSGHTDLPRLRAGGVGAVFFAAYVSGTYDKKGRSAHRALEMIDTIRHDIVAGHPRDFELALTAADVERAHGRGKIAALIGIEGGHAIQDDVRLLRDFYALGVRYMTLTHANHNGWADSSGSAGAPHNGLSDLGRSVVAEMNRLGMMVDISHVSDKTFWDALAVSKAPLFASHSSCRAISNIKRNMTDEMIRALAKKGGVIQVNFGCEFLSQQSADTSSWSNPKLKGKKVHPKRATLADVVAQIRHAISIAGVQAVGIGSDFDGVECTPVGLDDVAKFPALTRALLESGLSGEDVRAIYGGNLLRVMRAVEAAAEPVQ; this is encoded by the coding sequence ATGTTCGGGCAAGCGGTTCGGACGGTGACCGATGCCGAAGTTCAACGCGTCCATAAGAGCGCGCTGCTGATCGACAGCCACAACGACGTGACTTCGGAGACGGTGAAGGGCCTGGATATCGGCCCGGCGCGTTCTTCCGGACACACGGATCTGCCGCGCCTCCGCGCCGGCGGAGTGGGCGCGGTGTTCTTTGCCGCCTATGTATCCGGCACGTACGACAAGAAGGGCCGATCGGCGCATCGCGCGCTCGAGATGATCGACACCATCCGGCACGACATCGTCGCCGGCCATCCCCGCGATTTCGAGCTTGCTCTCACCGCGGCGGATGTGGAACGCGCGCACGGCCGCGGCAAGATCGCCGCGCTGATCGGGATTGAAGGCGGGCACGCCATTCAAGACGACGTCCGGCTGCTGCGCGACTTCTACGCTCTTGGCGTCCGGTACATGACGCTCACCCACGCCAATCACAACGGCTGGGCGGACTCGTCCGGTTCCGCCGGCGCCCCGCACAACGGGCTGTCGGACCTGGGGCGCTCCGTGGTTGCCGAAATGAATCGCCTCGGGATGATGGTGGACATCTCGCATGTCTCCGACAAGACGTTTTGGGACGCGTTGGCCGTTTCGAAAGCGCCGCTGTTCGCATCGCACTCCTCCTGCCGCGCCATCTCCAACATCAAACGGAATATGACCGACGAGATGATTCGCGCATTGGCCAAGAAGGGCGGCGTGATTCAGGTCAATTTTGGCTGCGAGTTCTTGTCCCAGCAATCGGCGGATACGTCGTCGTGGTCGAATCCGAAATTGAAAGGGAAGAAGGTCCACCCGAAACGGGCGACCCTGGCCGATGTGGTGGCCCAGATCCGGCACGCCATATCGATCGCCGGCGTGCAGGCGGTGGGAATCGGCAGCGATTTCGACGGAGTGGAGTGTACCCCGGTCGGGCTCGACGACGTTGCGAAGTTCCCCGCGCTCACACGTGCGCTGCTTGAATCCGGGCTTTCGGGCGAAGACGTGAGGGCGATTTACGGCGGCAACCTGCTCCGGGTGATGCGCGCCGTCGAGGCCGCGGCCGAGCCCGTACAATAG
- a CDS encoding LysM peptidoglycan-binding domain-containing protein encodes MKLKYQGVINFAKQSGVRLKNVHVENDKLLIRGDAPSEGVKNDVWNQIKLIDAAYPDLVCDLAIDSSLAPPTRTHTVVSGDTLWKIAEAHYGKGNGGMYKKIVEANQIKNENVIHPGEVFIIPD; translated from the coding sequence TTGAAACTGAAATACCAAGGCGTTATCAACTTCGCCAAGCAAAGCGGCGTCAGGCTGAAGAACGTTCATGTGGAGAACGACAAGCTGCTGATCCGCGGCGATGCTCCGTCCGAGGGTGTGAAGAACGACGTCTGGAACCAGATCAAGCTGATCGACGCCGCCTATCCCGACCTCGTCTGCGACCTTGCTATCGATTCCAGTCTGGCGCCCCCGACGCGCACCCATACCGTTGTGTCGGGCGACACGCTTTGGAAGATCGCCGAGGCCCACTACGGCAAGGGCAACGGCGGCATGTACAAAAAGATCGTCGAGGCCAATCAGATCAAGAACGAGAATGTGATCCATCCGGGCGAAGTTTTCATCATTCCGGACTAG
- a CDS encoding thymidine kinase: protein MDFLIPGTGWIEVICGPMFSGKSQELIRRLRRALVARKRVQVFKPALDNRYSENEIVSHADDRIEATPLAAAELLLGRIDWRSQVIGIDEANLFGPTLVDLTRQLADSGKQVIVAGLDTDYLGRPFAPIPDLLAHAEGITKTLAICVRCGNPAKHTQRLAGSDDLIVVGASGLYEARCRRCFEPGIPKQEVLPFVHAAGKGVNT, encoded by the coding sequence ATGGATTTCCTCATCCCGGGCACCGGCTGGATCGAAGTGATTTGCGGACCGATGTTCTCCGGCAAGAGCCAGGAATTGATCCGCCGCCTGCGCCGGGCGCTCGTCGCGCGGAAACGGGTGCAGGTCTTCAAGCCCGCGCTCGACAACCGGTACTCGGAAAATGAAATCGTATCCCACGCAGACGATCGCATTGAGGCCACGCCGCTCGCCGCCGCCGAGTTGCTGCTTGGCCGGATCGATTGGCGGTCCCAGGTGATCGGCATCGACGAGGCGAACCTGTTCGGGCCGACGCTGGTGGACCTCACGCGGCAGCTCGCCGATTCGGGCAAGCAAGTGATCGTGGCCGGGCTCGATACCGACTACCTGGGCCGGCCGTTCGCGCCCATTCCGGACCTGCTGGCGCACGCCGAGGGGATCACCAAGACGCTCGCCATTTGCGTTCGATGCGGAAATCCGGCCAAGCATACGCAGCGGCTGGCAGGGTCCGACGATCTGATCGTGGTGGGCGCGAGCGGGTTGTACGAGGCGCGCTGCCGGCGCTGTTTCGAGCCCGGGATCCCGAAGCAGGAAGTCCTTCCGTTTGTGCACGCGGCGGGAAAGGGCGTCAATACGTAA
- a CDS encoding tetratricopeptide repeat protein yields the protein MNEQIRAGGSWSGRERNVCYRGLGGGAFEDVSYVSGLDLADDGRAWVTLDIDGDGDLDIVTKSRTGPQLRLLRNDTPAGNRGIVVDAGPPGTVGVLTTAKGKKLTRAVRSGSGFLSQPSRRLHFGIAAGDRAVSIEIRTPDGKRRTIDSFDSPQPATARSEPAEEPFVERPWLVSPLPLPDSQLQSYRGKKVLLTLWASWCPPCRAELSELTSRAADLSRAGLQPVLLSVEDGKPAPAGTPFPALTPDNRTVGAYATLYRYLFDHRRELALPTSLLIDERGEAVKIYQGPVHAEELLADAGAASHPALPFAGTRYFPAPTRNYNDMATAMAERGFNAESGALFAAAVAAGQSGYELFNNYAGLLIGEGKRTEAERMLRASIRDNPNQAGSNANLGMLLLESGRAAEALPLLERAVELQPDDSRSRRALSSYHNDAGIAHMEAGRSAEGLRAFEKAAAADPGDPAAQINLALYWAQSGDVARAREIVRKVLEKDPGNDAARGLAGQLR from the coding sequence AACGTCTGCTACCGCGGCCTCGGCGGCGGCGCATTCGAAGACGTAAGCTATGTCTCCGGACTCGACTTGGCCGACGACGGCCGCGCCTGGGTGACCCTCGACATCGACGGCGACGGCGACCTCGACATCGTCACCAAGTCTCGCACCGGTCCGCAGTTGCGCCTGCTGCGCAACGATACGCCGGCGGGCAATCGCGGCATTGTGGTCGACGCCGGTCCGCCTGGAACCGTTGGCGTGCTCACCACGGCGAAGGGAAAGAAACTCACCCGCGCGGTTCGCTCCGGCTCCGGGTTCCTCTCGCAGCCAAGCCGGCGGCTGCACTTCGGAATCGCGGCCGGCGACCGTGCGGTTTCGATCGAGATCCGCACGCCGGACGGCAAGCGCCGTACTATCGACAGTTTCGACAGCCCGCAACCGGCAACCGCGCGCAGCGAACCTGCGGAAGAGCCCTTCGTCGAACGGCCATGGCTCGTGTCACCGCTGCCGCTGCCCGACTCGCAGTTGCAATCCTATCGGGGGAAAAAGGTGCTGCTGACCCTCTGGGCGTCGTGGTGCCCGCCTTGCCGCGCCGAACTCAGCGAGTTGACCAGCCGCGCCGCCGACCTCTCGCGCGCCGGCCTCCAGCCCGTGCTGCTCTCGGTGGAGGACGGCAAACCCGCCCCGGCCGGGACGCCCTTCCCTGCCCTGACGCCGGACAATCGAACCGTGGGCGCCTACGCCACCCTCTACCGCTATCTCTTCGATCACCGCCGGGAACTCGCTCTGCCGACGAGCCTGCTTATAGACGAACGGGGCGAGGCGGTGAAGATCTACCAGGGGCCGGTGCACGCGGAAGAGCTTCTCGCCGACGCCGGTGCTGCGTCGCACCCCGCCTTGCCGTTCGCCGGCACTCGCTACTTCCCAGCCCCAACCCGCAATTACAACGACATGGCGACGGCCATGGCCGAGCGCGGATTCAACGCGGAATCGGGAGCGCTCTTCGCCGCAGCGGTTGCAGCCGGACAATCCGGGTATGAACTGTTCAACAACTACGCCGGACTGCTGATCGGCGAGGGGAAACGAACCGAAGCGGAACGAATGCTCCGGGCGTCGATCAGGGACAACCCGAACCAGGCGGGTTCGAACGCAAACCTCGGCATGCTGCTGCTCGAGTCCGGCCGCGCGGCTGAGGCCCTACCGCTGCTCGAGCGGGCGGTCGAGTTGCAACCGGACGACAGCCGTTCCCGGCGGGCGCTCTCTTCCTACCACAACGACGCCGGAATCGCGCATATGGAAGCGGGCCGCTCGGCCGAGGGGCTCCGGGCCTTCGAAAAGGCCGCCGCGGCGGACCCCGGCGATCCGGCGGCACAGATTAACCTGGCGCTGTATTGGGCGCAGTCGGGAGACGTGGCGCGGGCGCGGGAGATCGTTCGGAAGGTGCTCGAGAAGGATCCGGGAAACGACGCCGCGCGGGGACTCGCCGGACAACTGCGCTAG
- a CDS encoding sugar transferase — MLGRLVPITILALVVSESVLIASMFVLAVYLIADIDPVLWLVYENGLWRILVLTGIIVFALYFQDLYSRFRVANRTLLVQQICLGLGVGFLTQAMFSYVAPALLLPRWIMMIGSLLLLVTLPVWRVLYSAAVTQGLAAERVLMVGASPISIEIAEAIRTRPELGMALAGFVLDGPPPAQLSSFPVLGNIEDFRRIVADSKPSRVIVGLIERRQRMPVRELLDVKFSGVVVEYAATTYEALFGRVSSQNLQPSQLIFSSELGPRPPILRLQNIYSFAFALIGVILAAPIMLIVAILVKLTSKGPALYRQRRVGMHGEIFTVMKFRSMRQDAEAKTGAVWARRGDPRITAFGRFMRKTRLDELPQLFNVLRGEMSMVGPRPERPEFVTELSEKIPFYRQRHFVKPGITGWAQINHKYGDSIEDTITKLEYDLYYLKNLSPALDLYIMFHTVKTMLLSRGAQ, encoded by the coding sequence TTGCTTGGTAGGCTCGTCCCGATCACCATTCTGGCGCTCGTTGTCTCCGAGTCCGTTCTCATCGCGAGCATGTTCGTCCTCGCGGTTTACCTGATCGCGGACATCGATCCCGTCCTCTGGCTGGTGTATGAAAACGGCCTTTGGCGAATTCTGGTTCTTACCGGAATCATTGTATTCGCTCTTTATTTTCAGGATCTTTACTCGCGCTTTCGCGTCGCCAACCGCACCCTTCTCGTCCAGCAGATCTGTCTGGGCCTCGGCGTGGGTTTCCTTACACAAGCGATGTTCAGCTACGTGGCGCCGGCCCTGCTGCTGCCGCGCTGGATCATGATGATCGGCAGTCTCCTTCTGCTCGTGACCCTGCCCGTATGGCGCGTGCTCTATTCGGCCGCCGTCACCCAGGGACTGGCAGCGGAACGTGTCCTCATGGTCGGCGCCAGCCCCATCTCCATCGAGATCGCCGAGGCCATCCGGACCCGTCCGGAGTTGGGAATGGCCCTCGCGGGCTTCGTCCTCGACGGGCCCCCTCCGGCGCAACTATCGTCATTCCCCGTGCTCGGCAACATTGAGGACTTTCGCCGGATCGTGGCCGATTCCAAGCCTTCGCGAGTCATCGTCGGACTCATCGAACGCCGCCAGCGAATGCCCGTACGGGAGCTCCTCGACGTCAAGTTCTCCGGCGTCGTCGTGGAATACGCCGCTACGACCTACGAAGCTCTGTTTGGCCGTGTCTCATCGCAGAACCTCCAGCCGTCGCAACTGATTTTTTCGAGCGAACTGGGGCCGCGTCCGCCCATCCTCCGGCTCCAGAACATCTACTCCTTCGCCTTCGCCCTGATCGGCGTGATTCTTGCCGCCCCGATCATGCTCATCGTCGCCATCCTGGTGAAACTCACCTCGAAGGGGCCGGCGCTCTATCGGCAGCGCCGCGTGGGTATGCACGGCGAAATATTCACGGTGATGAAGTTCCGATCCATGCGCCAGGACGCCGAGGCCAAGACCGGCGCCGTCTGGGCCAGACGCGGCGACCCTCGCATCACCGCCTTCGGCCGTTTCATGCGCAAGACCCGCCTCGATGAACTGCCGCAGTTGTTCAACGTCCTGCGCGGCGAGATGTCGATGGTGGGTCCCCGTCCCGAGCGGCCCGAGTTCGTCACGGAGCTGAGCGAAAAGATTCCCTTCTACCGCCAGCGCCACTTCGTCAAGCCCGGCATCACCGGCTGGGCGCAGATCAATCACAAGTACGGCGACTCGATCGAAGACACGATCACCAAGCTCGAGTACGACCTGTATTACCTGAAGAACCTCAGCCCGGCGCTCGACCTCTACATCATGTTCCACACCGTGAAGACGATGCTGCTCTCGCGCGGCGCACAGTAG